In one window of Haladaptatus sp. QDMS2 DNA:
- a CDS encoding SRPBCC domain-containing protein translates to MSDQPNEPETGSIEVSRVIKAPAERIYKAFLDADALAKFSPPAGYTARYDHADGEVGGTYRGTFTSLDKSDEHSFSGEYVELVPNERIVQTDQFETDTPEMQSEMTVTITLEEVADGTKVTVRQEGIPKPIPAEDAATGWGMSLENLARLVEYPEAE, encoded by the coding sequence ATGAGCGACCAACCTAACGAACCGGAGACTGGAAGCATCGAAGTGAGCCGCGTGATCAAGGCACCGGCCGAGCGCATCTACAAGGCGTTCCTGGACGCCGACGCGCTGGCGAAGTTCTCGCCGCCGGCAGGCTACACCGCAAGATACGACCACGCCGACGGTGAGGTCGGTGGCACGTACCGCGGGACGTTCACCTCGCTCGACAAGAGTGACGAGCACAGCTTCAGCGGCGAATACGTCGAGCTGGTGCCCAACGAGCGTATCGTCCAGACAGACCAATTCGAGACGGATACCCCCGAGATGCAGAGCGAAATGACCGTGACCATCACCCTCGAAGAAGTTGCGGATGGAACCAAGGTGACCGTACGCCAGGAGGGCATCCCCAAGCCGATCCCTGCAGAGGACGCAGCCACCGGGTGGGGCATGAGTCTGGAGAACCTGGCCCGTCTGGTCGAGTACCCGGAAGCCGAGTAG
- a CDS encoding helix-turn-helix transcriptional regulator, producing MLKHPDVDLDAVFAALSHPTRRSLIEQLSEGEKSVSELAEPHDVSLPAISQHLRVLEDAGLLEQTRDGRVRRCALQGKPLSEAFSWIVQYRIFWEDTLEAIAQEVEEDDQP from the coding sequence ATGCTTAAGCATCCTGACGTTGACCTGGACGCGGTCTTTGCTGCACTCTCTCACCCCACCCGACGCTCGCTCATCGAGCAGCTCTCGGAGGGTGAGAAAAGTGTGAGTGAGCTGGCCGAACCCCACGACGTCAGCCTGCCCGCGATCAGCCAGCACCTGCGCGTGCTGGAAGACGCTGGGCTGCTTGAGCAGACCCGCGACGGCCGAGTGCGCCGGTGCGCACTCCAGGGCAAGCCCCTGTCCGAAGCCTTCTCCTGGATCGTCCAATACCGGATCTTCTGGGAGGACACGCTGGAGGCCATCGCGCAAGAAGTCGAAGAAGACGATCAGCCATGA